In Desulfosporosinus youngiae DSM 17734, the genomic stretch TTGTATAATATCTCACAACCATTCAGCTCCATCCAATCATCCGAATCAACAAACATGAGGAAGTCGCCGATGGCATTATCGATTCCAGTATTTCGTGCTTCGGAAACACCAGCATTTTTCTTCTCGATTACTTTGACGCGGCTATCGAGGGCAGCATACTCTTTATAAATTTTGGCACTGTTATCAGGAGAGCCATCATCAACGATGATAATCTCAATGTCCTTGAAAGTCTGGTTCACCAGACTTTCCAAGCATTCAGCGATATATTTCTCAACATTATATACAGGTACAACAACGCTAATCTTTGGCATAACAATCTCCTTCTATTTTTGCTCGGCCATTTGGCTGTTCTCAAGGCAGTTTTACGATAAATTATCCTTATTTTACACTACTTATTTCATACTTAATGCAATCTTCTATAGTATTCCGGAATGAGTGTCCGGGCTTCCAGTTTAAATCTTGATAAATCATCGCACAGTTCATCCCAGCATTGAGTTGAATGTCGGAAGGTTCTATTATGATGTCGACTTCTGGCTTGTTCATTGCAGCCATACAGCTATTAATTTCCCTTGCCATATCTACAATGTTCATCTGATAATTGTTGCCAAGATTATATTCTTTCTTCCAACTAAAAACATCCACATCAATCAGGCGACATATTGCAGAAGCAGCATCTCTCACATCTAAGAAGGAAAACTTTTGCTCACCACCCACTATCCGGATACTCTTACCCTCTAGTGCATTGTCAACGAATTTCTTCAATACATTATCCGGTATAGTATTACTAGGTCCTATGAGAGAAGCCAACCGGATATTAGTGCAACGACACATCATACTGGGACTGTCTTCTTCAGATTCCATAATCGTCTCTAACAGAATTTCGGACGCGGATTTTGCCAAGGCATATAAATACCCCGGGTTCATCGAAATTGTTTCATCAGGCAGTACACCTTCATCCTGCCCATAAACAGCTTGTGTTGAAATATTAATGATACCTTTTACACCAAGCTTTCGAGCTAATACAAATATTTCTTTTGAGAAGTACAAACTTTCCACTAAGTGGTTTCCTCTTGATTTTCTGCAGAAAGCTGCATGTACTATGATATCAGTTGCTTCTAAGTATTCCGTCTTATTGAATACATCATCATTCGAAACACAAGTAACATCCAAGTCAGCATAATTCTCTTTTGCTTTTGCCGAATCAGAAGTCATAGCAATAATGTTGTACTCTCCGCACTTACAAAGCTGGTGCAGTAATTCCCATGCCAAAAAACCATTGGCACCGGTAACTAGAATCGTTTTCTTTCCTTCCATCATGCCACACTCCCTTCAATACATGCACTCGATAGTTTCATAAACTTTCTGCCGTGGAAACCACCTACCTCGGTTACTATTATCTTCAAATGAGTAATTCATTCAATTTTTCAAATAAATACTACTACCAAAAGTAACCGACCTTACATCCTTATCCTGACAACCTCATACTTCCAACCGATTCAACTGTCACAGCTGCAATTGCTTCAAGCGCATAAGCTCTATTTGTAATTTTTTCATAATTGATGCCTTCTTTAGTCAACTCAACAAGATTTATGGCTCTTCCGTCCCATGAGTACCCCATGAAAGTGCCCCTTCCAATTGAACGCACCTTTGCATTTTTTCTGTTGAATACATACTTTACCAGTTGAATCATCATATAAATATCTGTCTTTGCTCCTACATTCTCCACATACCATACATCATTCTCAAACTGCTCCTGCCAGGTCACCGGATGATCCGAAACTTTTCTCGGAGGACATTCTAACCCCGGTCTAACAGCCAGGCGCATTTTATGCCTTTTGTTATACCTGTGTGTATATTCAGGAACTAGCGGTCTTGGGCCTAATAGGCTCATATCACCTTTAAAAATGCTCCAAAAGTTCAACAACTCATCTAGTGATGTTTTTCTGACGAACTTACCAAATTCCGTAACTCTTTGATCTGGTGGCAATAACTCTCCACGCTCATCGACTGTGTTTCGCATATTCCGAAATTTTATGAGCACAAATATCTTTCCTTCTTTTCCAACTCGCTCTTGTTTAAAAAAGATGGGCCGCCCCACATCAAAATATGTAACAATCCCTATTACAAGGTTAATAGGTAACGTCACAATCAGCGCTAACCCGGAAACAATAATATCTATAATTCGCTTCACATATTTTGAATATATGTTTTCATGGGGTATTACTTCCTCGCAAAGCATATTCACAGCCTCTAGACGTTCTTCCGCCAACTGATCTGCGAGTTTCCACCGCATTTCTTTTGTTAATTCCTCCGCAATCATCTCACATCTCCAGTTTCAAAACATTTTTTTTTCGTTTTTTAGTTAGAATTTCTACAATACTTCAAATAGTCTATTCGGCTCAAACCGCAGGCACATATTTTCACCCTTATCATTTAATACCGTAATTGTTTCATTGAGATATTGCACATCCTTCGCCATCTGTTCTCGGCTTTCGCAAATCATAACGAAGCGAATATGTAGTTGTCTAAGAGTATTGCCATAAGGGGTGTCTGCGCCCTCTGGATAACGACACTCATATTCAATAACACTAGGCGTGCTCACCACGGCTTCTTTTAGTCCACGAATTGCGCCAACCTTGCCACCTTTCGTAGCAAAAGATACTATACCACAGCACTTTCCTTTAAGTAAGGGATCTTCTTTCGCAGAGTCATAGGATTCCACTTTCCCCAACAACGCTTGATCAACTAGTATATCCATAAAATTAATACCATTTAATTTCTCTATAAAACGATAGGGGGCCTCTCCCGCGCAACGCAAACCTGCCTCAAAAATCGAGAATCCATCATTACCGTGCAACCCCTGAATGAACAACACTCCATTCTGGATACCAATCTCTCTGCATAGGTTAAGCATGGACTCATTAACCTGTATCATATATTTTTCAAGAAAAAGTGATGGATAAATTCTCGCAATAGGAATCGTTGTTACCAAACCTTTATTTATAGCTACTGGATATCTATTGTCGATACACGCCAAATATGGTATGCCATTGCAAATAGTATAATGAGCTGTAAACTCATGCCCTTTTATATACTCCTCTAAAATCAATTTCCCAGCAATAGAGTTCTTTATGGCTACTGGCTCTGCATCGCGAAGTTCTTTCTCGGTCTGGCAAATAGAAACACCTGCCGATGTACTACCATCTACCGGCTTTATCACCACCGGATAATGTAGCCTGGCCCAAATATCATCTGGTATCCTCTCTCCAGTATAATAGGTGCGTGGACTTGGAACCCCACATCTATCGCATAAAGCACGAAATTGATCTTTGCTCTCGACCATATCCCATTGTTCTTTTGTGCAGTAAAAAGAAAGTCCGAATTTATCGCTAAGTGTCATAGCGTTGAGAAGATTAAATTCACTGATACCTGCAAGAACTCCATCCACTTTACGTTCTTGAATCAGCGTGCTCAGTGCCCCCAAATCTCCGGTGCTGATTAAAATATGCTCGTCCGCCACCCGCTTTGCGGCAGAATTCTCTGGTGAATAATAATCCGCTACGATAGTGTAGGCTCCATTCGCACGGGCATATGTTACTATGTCTGTAGCACCTACGTTAGAACCTAAAATCAACAACTTCTTACCAGAAAATCTATTACTTTTCATACCTTATTTTGTGTGGCGCAAATTCTTAGCACCACATACTCCTTCTCATATTATACTTTTAGTAACTTCTCTGATGAATGATTAATAGTAATTACTCCTGATCGATGCTGTTTTATCTAACAGTACCTGAGGTTTTATCGGAACTTATAGAGTCATAGGGCCATGTCCTTTTGGATTGTATATTTCATCATATTTACTCTATTTCCATCCATTTTAATGCACAATGACCTTTAACCAGCTATCAGGATTGCTTAGCATCTCTTCTGTTTGTTCCTGTGTGTCAAACTTCAAAACAAGGGTACCTATAGTTTCGTTTGCCCCAGTGAACGCCTTAACCTTCTCACCTTTTTTGACCCAGACATCACATTCTACTACAAATTTCTTACGAAATTCCGGTTCAATCTCAACTATTTCAAAAACACCCTCCTTATTACTATGTAAGATGTACTCAGCACAACAACCTTTATATACAGCTGGAGCTATGCCAGAGATAGGCTCACCAACAGCAGCTCTAACCGCATTTTTTATCAAATCAATACCTGTAGAAAACCTTATCATCTCTGCCAGTCTATTGCCACCACCCCTAGGTGACACTTCCATGATGTATACTTTACCATCTTCACCAACTCTAGTTTCTATGTTATAGATGGTTGTACCCATATTTAACAATTTAGTAAGCCTTTGTAATTCACAGGTTAATTCTCCCTGATGCTCCATCGGCATTGATGACGGCCAGCTATATGCAGCAGGGGTATATGGATTGCTGGCATCTGCATCAAATCGCTGGCTATTAAAAGAAGTAAATACGAGTTCTCCCTCAACAGAAAAGCAATCGGAATCAGATGAATAGCCGCTCTGTTTAATGAATTGCTCAATGATAAATCTACCTGAATGCGAATATTTCAATGCATTCATAATACTCTCTCTTAAATCTACACGATCCTCCACCTTTGTAACTCCTTTACTCCCTGCAGAATCAACAGGTTTGACAATGACTGGCCCGGTAAAAAGTTCACTATCTACACACGCCTCATCTACATCTGTATACTCCTTAAAAAAGGGAACGTTAAAACCATTGTCTCGTAAAAAAGAACGAAACAGGAACTTATCCTGCAAGATGGAAACTGAGTTATATGGACTTGTCGGTAATCCTAACTGTTCTGCAACATACGCAGCGACAACCACACCGGGGTCGGTGGCAAAAGACATTACGCCATTAACTCGCAAATTTCTTGCCAATTCTAGTACAGCTTCTTTATCAATAATGCTGACATAATGATATTCGTCCGCATACTGATGTCCAATATTGTCCGGCAGATAGTCACACGTTATGACATAGTAACCCAATTCATGGGCAGCTTTAATAACTGGAATTACATATCTTGATCCGCCTAGCATTAGAACTTTTTTCATCTCTTATTTCCTTTCATGTTAAAATAAAAATTGAAATATATATCCGACAAGATCCAGAATCGTGACCGCCATTTCTCTGTCCAACCTAAATGAGATGATGGTCATTCTTATCCACCACCTGTTCCACATTCAATGAGTTACTATTAATGCATAGCTTATCAACCATTCTACAAAGTGAATTTGTCATGTTGTACAAACGGCATAATTCCAGCGAATAGTTTTTCTCAACTGAAACAGGGGGTTAATTTTTCCATCTCTGTGGCAATTCATCAAACCCCACAAGGTAACATTAACGCCTGACGGAAAGTTCTCACCACCGACCCAATAAGGTTACTTATTTTCAATGAACTCCTTGATAACTAATATCATCAGTGCATTATGTAATGAAAAATTGTATTATCTACAACAGTCCTTTTCACCGTAAAATAATATCGCAGATTCTATCCACGTCTTCCACAGCCAAATCCGCATACATCGGAAGTGTCAGTACACATTCCGCCGCATGTGATGCTACAAGTACATTAGCATCACCATATGTATCTGCATAGCAGGCGGCTTTATTAACAATGGGGTAAAAGTATTTTCTCGCAAAAATATTGTCCGCTTCCAATTTCGCTTTGATTTCATCTCTTGTCTCTTTATAGCCATCGAAGACGACGGGAAAATATGCATAATTCCACTTGAGATTTGCATCAGGCTTAATCAATTTAATGCCCTTAACCCCATCCAGTCGTTCCATATACCTATCACCAGCGGCTTTGCGTTTTGCAGTTTCCTCATCGAAGTGTCGCAAGTTGCAAATGCCCATCACTGCCTCAAATTCGTTCATCCTGGCATTCGTGCCGATGTAATCAATATCCTCATGACTAGTAAATCCAAAGTTGACCAAGTAGCTCATTGCCTTAAATAAAACTGAATCTTTGTAAGCAACAATTCCACCCTCAATTGTGTGGAATGCCTTTGTTGCATGTGTACTGAACATTGCTGCATCGCCAAAGTTAGCAATCCCAACACCTTTATAAGTAACACCAAAGGCATGTGCAGCATCATAGATAACCTTAATATTATGTTTTCTTGCAATTCTTTCAATTTTCTCTACATCGCATACGAATCCATAAACATGAGTTGCCACGATGGCAACCGTCTTTTCAGTGATAGCCTGCTCAATCAGTTCTGGATTAATTGTGTAGGTATACTCTTCCACATCCACGAAAACTGGTGTCAATCCGTTACGAACAATAGCGTGAGTAGTAGAACAATGTGTATACGGAGTCGTAATGACTTCGCCCTCGAGATATAGTGCATTAAGTGCAACTTCAAGTGCAACATGACCATTTGCAAACAGATAAAGATGCTCCGTCCCTAAATATTCCTTAAGTTTATTTTCAAGCTCAACTGATGCAGCCCCGCGGTTAGACAACCATCTGCTATCCCAAACAGGCTTCAACGCCTGAATGTACTCCTCAAACTCGGGCATGGATGATTTTGTAACATTAATTCTATGTGCATTCATGATTTTTCACCCTTTTGTAATTAAAAATTACAGTCGCTTTCCTTATATAAAGGTGCGCTCTGATCTTTAGCGGACAATATAGGCGTTTCAATGTCCCACTTGACACCTATCAACGGGTCATCAAACCTAACCGTCCGATCAGCTCTCGGGCAATATGTCTCATCAACGTAATACTGTATTTCACTGTATGGCTCACGTGAAATTACACCATGCGCAAATCCCTTGGGTATATATAGTTGCTTTCGGTTTCGTGCGGAAAGCTCCACCATAACCCATTTAAGGTATGTAGGGGAATCTTTCCGAAGATCCACAGCTACATCAGCCACGTGACCTTTCGTACAGCGAACAATTTTAGCCTGTGCATATGGCGCATTTTGAAAATGTAGACCGCGGATCACCCCTACATACTCATTCCTGATGTGGTTTTCCTGTTTTGCTATGAATTCTATCCCTACTTCATGTAAAGCCTTCTCACTGTAGGCTTCATAAAAAAAACCTCGCTGATCTTCAAAGACCTTTGGCGCTAAAATCAAAACCCCAGGTATTTCTGTTTTCTCAACTTCATACATTTCTATTTCTCCTTTAGTGGATTGTCAACAACAAACTGGACAATTATTTTTAGAAACTGCGCCAGTAATTTGCTCTGTGTCCCTTTCCCGCTTCCGTCCAATCCCTCCATCACGATCAGTTTTCCCATAATTTCTGCCTCACTCAGTATTTCTTCAGTCGGCTTTCATACAACTGTTCAAAATAATTCCTGTAGTCACCGGACAGGATATCCTCCCACCACTTCCGATGTTCCAGGTACCAGCTGATTGTCCGCCGGATGCCGTCCTCGAACTTCGTTTCCGGCAGCCAGCCCAGTTCGTCATAGATTTTTGAGGGATTGATGGCATAGCGCATATCATGACCCGGCCGGTCTTCTACATAAATAATCAAACTTTCCGGCTTCCCCAGCTCATGCAGAATGGTTTTGACAACCTCAAGATTGCTGCACTCGTTATGCCCCCCAATATTGTAGACTTCCCCTTTGCGCCCCTTGCGCATCACGAGATCGATTGCCCGGCAGTGATCTTCCACATAAATCCAATCTCGTACATTAACCCCGTTCCCGTAGACCGGAATGGGTTGGTCCGCCAAAGCCCGAATAATCGTTAACGGGATAAGCTTTTCTGGGAAATGGTTCGGTCCGTAGTTGTTACTACATCGGGAAATGCTCACCGGCAACCCATATGTTCTGTGGTAGGCCTGCACTAGTAAGTCAGCCGAGGCTTTAGAAGCTGAATAAGGACTAGATGTATGCAAAGGCGTCTCTTCTGTGAAAAGCAAATCCGGCCGGTCTAACGGCAAATCTCCATAGACTTCATCCGTAGAAATCTGGTGATACCGTCTAATACCATATTTACGACAGGCATCCAACAGCACCCCTGTGCCTATTACATTTGTCCGTAGGAAAACCTCCGGATCTTCAATACTGCGATCCACATGGCTTTCTGCCGCAAAGTTAACCACGATGTCCGGTTTTTCTTCCTCAAATACTCTATAAACCGCATCTCTGTCAGCAATATCTACTTTCACAAAGTGAATATTAGGACTTTTCATTGCTTCTTCCAAAGTTGATAAATTTCCCGCATAGGTCAGCTTATCCATACAAATGATCCGGTCATTCGGATACTCAGCAAGTTGCAGATTAATAAAATTACTTCCGATAAACCCTGCCCCGCCTGTAACAATAATCGTCTGTCCATTATTTACGTCCACTATGCTCTCTCTCCCATTGCTATAGAGCTCAGATACTGGCCGTAAGAAGATTTTCCAAAACGTGCAGCCAATTGGAGTAATTGCTTTCTATCAATCCAGCCCATCCGGTATGCTATCTCCTCAGGTGCCGAAATCTCCACATTCTGTCGTTTCTGCATCATATGCACAAAAGACGATGCTTCTATAAGACTGTCCATCGTTCCCATATCAATCCATGAAAACCCTCTGCCCAGTAGGTGAACATTCAAAGCATTCGCTTTCAGATAGAGATTGTTCAAATCAGTGATTTCAACCTCCCCTCTTTCTGAAGGTTTTACCTGTTTGGCAAACTCCACTACCTGGTTATCATAAAAATATAATCCCGTAACGCAGTAATTGCTTTTCGGTTTCTTTGGCTTTTCCTCAATAGAAATCACTTTATGATTCTCGTCAAATTCCACAACACCAAATCTTTCCGGATCATTTACATAATATCCGAAAATTGAGGCGACTCCATTTTCCGCATCCCTGACGGCTTTCCCCAAAAGGTCGCTGAACCGGGTACCATAAAAAATGTTATCGCCTAGAATAAGAGAGCAGCAGTCACCCTCTAGAAAGTCCTCCCCCAATATAAATGCTTGGGTAATCCCGTCCGGAGAGGGTTGCTCTTTGTACGATATATGTATTCCATACTGATGACCATCGCTCAGCAATTTCTTGAAATTGGGTATATCTTCCTTTGTTGAAATCAGAAGAATATCTTTAATTCCTGCAAGCATCAGCGTTGACAGTGGGTAAAAGATCATCGGTTTGTCATAGATTGGCAATAGCTGTTTGCTTATAACTGTTGTCAACGGATATAATCTTGTTCCTGAACCCCCAGCTAGAATAATTCCTTTCATTTTGAACAACTCCTAAAGTGAATATCTTTTCTCTTCCTGACAGTTGATTAAACATAAATTCATCCATCAAAAGTGAAGAAGAAACCCATGATTGCTTCACATTAACATTACATTCATTAACAATCCTCTTATCCCTATCCAATTTGTTAACAGGACTTTTGTCCTGAGACAAACACACTTAATAGAATTCGTCATAAAATAGTAATGTCCTCCATACAACAACACAAAGAATTTTTACATTATTGCTCTATTTATTTAAATCTTCTCTATGTTTTGGGTAAAACCGACATTTTTCTTCAGGCATTTATCTTCGTAAAAATCCTAGAAGCCCATTTTTTCTCTTATTCCTTACTCTCCGATGAAGAGTATATTCTTTTTCAGCCACTAATTCTTCCCCTATCAAAATAGCTTGAGGATTTTTCAGAGTCACTTCTTGAAACTTCTCCTCCCCTGCGACCTCTTTGAGGTTTTTCAGAGTTTCCAGATAAACAGATTCCTTTTGCGAAGGTCGGTGGGCATCCGAACCTATAAAGTGAACTAAATTCCCACTCAGCATGATTTCGGCCAGTTCCTGAGCTTGAGGACCATACCGCCCCCTAAGGCTTCTCAGATTCAACTGAAAGAAAATCCCCTTTTTAGCCCACTCTAACAGAAGCTCCGGCTGATCTATCAGGCCCTTGTTCCGTTCCGGATGAGCTAGAACCGGAATCAGACCCTCAACCTGGAGATCAAAAAAGACTTTCTCTGTATACTGGGGAATCTCGAGCATAGGTAATTCTAAGAGGAGATACTTGCCGGTATTTCCTAACGTCAGCAGTTTTCCCCCTCCCGCCCATTTGCCCATATCTGGAAAGATATAGTTCTCGGCTCCTGGCAAAATCTCTATGGGGATACTTGCTTCGGTTACACGCTTCCGGACTTGATCGACAGCAGCCAGGATCTCCTCCGGACTTAAGTACTCCCTGCCTTCCAGGACATGAGGGGTGGCGATCAGAGTTTTAAACCCGGCACCTCTCAACTGACCTATAATTTCCAGCGTGTCTTCTATATTTTTGGATCCATCATCCAGGTCAGGAAGAATGTGACTATGTATATCTATCATTTAAACGCTCCTACAACTCAAATATTATGAATTATATGATACATTCGTCAATTATCTTCATATTTCCTTCATAATTTTATATACAAGTTTTCAGTAAGATCATAGTATTATTATAGGCTTTAGTTGGTAATCATTTCAAAATCAAAGTAGCAGCACTTAAGACTTGTTCTAAAATCATGAAGACTCTATTAAATTATACAAAATATTTATCCCGGAGGAAAACTTACAGATTGAATTCTAATATTTAGAAGTGAAAACAAAAAAGCAGTTCTCCCGAAAATCGGATAGAGACTGCTTTTACTTTTAGGGATTCCCGCGGCTTTTGCGTTTCTTCCCGGGATCATCAGAACCGTGATAGTAGTAGTAATAATAATATTCGCTGGTTTTAATATCTGCTTTATTGAGAACAGCCCCCAGAATCTTAGCACCCACTTTGTCCAGCTGATCTTTAGCGCGCAGAGCAAAATCTTTGTTGACCTCTCCCGAGGCCAACACTAAGATAACGCCATCCACTTTCTGGGCAATGATGGCGGCATCTGTCACGGCAATGATCGGTGGAGTATCGATGATCACTACATCAAACTGCCCACTGAGCTCTTCAATCAAATGCTTCATCCGTTTCGACCCTACCAGCTCCGCAGGGTTTGGGGGAATAGGTCCGCCGGGCAGAACACTGACACCCGGAACTTCCGTTTCCTTGATAAAGGCATGGCTGCCTTGATCCTGAACCAGAGAAACGGATAAACCTTCCATATTACTCAGTCCAAAAAGTTTATGCTGAGTTGGGTTGCGCATATCTGCATCGATGAGTAAGACCGACTTACCGGACTGGGCAATACTCACGGCTAAATTAGCCGCAGTGGTGGATTTTCCTTCTCTGGGTCCCGAACTGGTGATCATAATCTTTTTCGTTTTAGAATCCACACTCGTAAACTGAACATTGGTACGCAATGTCCGGTAAGCTTCCGAAATAGGGGATTTTGTTTGTTCATGCGTAATTAATGAATGCGACAAATTAGCTTCACACCCTCTTACCCTTGTTTTCCGATTTCATAATTAGGGATAACCCCAAGTACCGGAATCCCTAAGATATTCTCCACATCTTCTGAGGTCTTCACCGTATTATCCATGAATTCGATGAGGAAGACCAAACCCATCGCGGCCATTAGACCGACGACAAAAGCGATCAGGACATTCAACTTCTTATTCGGCTTCACCGGCTGGTCCGGAATCACCGCCGTATCCACGATGCTGACACTATCAACTTTTTTGATCTCGATCACGGCTTTAGAGAATTCATTGGCCATGGAGTTGGCAATGTCGGCTGCCAATTCCGGGTCTTTATTCAGAACTTGAATTTCCAGGATTTCCGTTGTTTTCACCGGATTAATGGTAATCATCTTGTCAAACTCGGCGACAGTTAAAGGCAAGTCCAAGTTGTTGATCACATTCTGTTCCACGGTACGGCTTTGAGCAATGGCCGCATAGGTTTTGGCCAGCTGCTGGTTGGCCAGGAGCACGCTGTTGTCCAGCATCTGCATTGCCGCCTGTCCCGATTCTGTCGCTTTTTTTCCTACGATCAAGGTCGTCGAAGCTTGATAAACCGGTTTTAAGATAAAAAAACTTACAACTCCGCTGGTCAGAGCTGCGATGAGCGGCAGCACTATCACAATAATCCATCGTTTTCGGAGCATTTCCCAATACTGTCGTAAATCGATTTCTTCTTCCATGAGTACCTCCAAACATGAGTACCTACAAACCAGTGTCGGTAAAACTCGTTAGACATTGTAATATTCGCGATGGTTTTCATATTTCCTTCATACTTTGCTAAATAATGATTTATCAGTTTACTTTTTTGGGAAATATCCCTTGAGTTAGAAAAATTTAATAATTTTTATTGTAAAGGGAGGATAATGCCTGGTCGAATGTCGAATCTTGTTTATCTGCGGAATAATCACCAGTACATATTGGGGAGGAACTAGTGGATGATGAAAATAACCAAACTTGAATTATACATCATTTTAGCTGCTTTTAGCTTAGCACTTCTGGTTATAGGCATATTTTGGGTCTTTAATCGAGGAGAAACTCCCTCTTATTCCTTAAAACAGCCCTCGCCGCCAAACACGGTAAGCATGGACAGTACAACAGATTCTATAGTATCTGACGCAGAAGCAGCAGCGCCAGATCCCCTTATTGTGGCGCAAAACACCATTACTCAGCAAGGACTAGCTAAACTAATTGAGCCGACAACTGTCAAGGCTCTGGTCTTCGGGGATGCAGTGGCAGGAGGCCAAGTGGCTTCCAACGCGAATGAATTGAGCTGGCATGCTTTGATCTCCAAGAAATTAGAGGATAAGTACCCTGGTAATCTCCAGTGGCAATTTAAGACTACTCCAGAAGCCACGATCCAGGATGTTTTAACCTACGTTCCGGAAGTGGCACCAAACACTGATCTTATAATCCTTTGCTTAGGCCGAAACGATTGGACGATTCATACTACTCATGATTTCCAAGAGAAGTATGAACAATTAATCATAGACCTTAAAGCTCAAAGCCCTCAAGGCGACCTCTTTTTAATAGCCGAGCCTCCCGTCAAAAGCATTGACCGGAATAATAAGTCATTCCCTTATCGCCAGATCATTCTCGGTTTAGGCCAAAAGCACCAACTTCCTGTGATTGACGAGTGGTCCGCCTTTATTAGCGACCCCACTCCACTGAACGGGTTATTGGCCGATGGTGTGAATCCCAGCGATAAGGGATATGAGGTTTTTGCTGAGGCGGTGTTAAAGGAATTTGAGGAGAAGTTAGTTAAAGCTCCAAGGTAACCGTTAGATTTCCAACGGTCTTTCCATCGATGATCAGCTTCCCTTGCACTTTTTTGGTTGAGTAGATTGATCTTAGATTCCCCATATTTATTCCTTCTGGGATTTCTGCCCCAATGACTAAATCTCCTATGGTTACAACTTTCTCCCGGTCAGCCCTTAATGAGATATTCTGGGTATCATTCAGCACTTTAAATTGCAGAGTGCAATCCTGATCTACCGTCATGGCAAACCCAAGAACATTAACCGAATCCTGGAGTCCAGACATGTCAATTTTTGCACCATTTTTAAACGTCCCCAAGGAATTAGCGGGGTCCGTGATCACTCGAAGTTTGCTAAGGGTTACGGAAGTCGGTACTGAAGGAGTTGTAGGAGTAGTCGGGGTTGTAGGCGACTGAACGGGCGGAGTCTGGGTCGACCCACCTGAAGTGCTGCCGGCTGGAATTGCTTCTTTTCCGCTTCCGGTAATCACCACAGTATTTCCTTGATTATCAAAATTGGTTACTTTTGCTCCCAGATCGACAGTCAGAGACGCTTTACCATTGGCAATCAGATCTGTGATTACTG encodes the following:
- a CDS encoding CpsD/CapB family tyrosine-protein kinase, translated to MSHSLITHEQTKSPISEAYRTLRTNVQFTSVDSKTKKIMITSSGPREGKSTTAANLAVSIAQSGKSVLLIDADMRNPTQHKLFGLSNMEGLSVSLVQDQGSHAFIKETEVPGVSVLPGGPIPPNPAELVGSKRMKHLIEELSGQFDVVIIDTPPIIAVTDAAIIAQKVDGVILVLASGEVNKDFALRAKDQLDKVGAKILGAVLNKADIKTSEYYYYYYYHGSDDPGKKRKSRGNP
- the rfbB gene encoding dTDP-glucose 4,6-dehydratase, whose protein sequence is MDVNNGQTIIVTGGAGFIGSNFINLQLAEYPNDRIICMDKLTYAGNLSTLEEAMKSPNIHFVKVDIADRDAVYRVFEEEKPDIVVNFAAESHVDRSIEDPEVFLRTNVIGTGVLLDACRKYGIRRYHQISTDEVYGDLPLDRPDLLFTEETPLHTSSPYSASKASADLLVQAYHRTYGLPVSISRCSNNYGPNHFPEKLIPLTIIRALADQPIPVYGNGVNVRDWIYVEDHCRAIDLVMRKGRKGEVYNIGGHNECSNLEVVKTILHELGKPESLIIYVEDRPGHDMRYAINPSKIYDELGWLPETKFEDGIRRTISWYLEHRKWWEDILSGDYRNYFEQLYESRLKKY
- the rfbA gene encoding glucose-1-phosphate thymidylyltransferase RfbA, encoding MKGIILAGGSGTRLYPLTTVISKQLLPIYDKPMIFYPLSTLMLAGIKDILLISTKEDIPNFKKLLSDGHQYGIHISYKEQPSPDGITQAFILGEDFLEGDCCSLILGDNIFYGTRFSDLLGKAVRDAENGVASIFGYYVNDPERFGVVEFDENHKVISIEEKPKKPKSNYCVTGLYFYDNQVVEFAKQVKPSERGEVEITDLNNLYLKANALNVHLLGRGFSWIDMGTMDSLIEASSFVHMMQKRQNVEISAPEEIAYRMGWIDRKQLLQLAARFGKSSYGQYLSSIAMGERA
- a CDS encoding YveK family protein; amino-acid sequence: MEEEIDLRQYWEMLRKRWIIVIVLPLIAALTSGVVSFFILKPVYQASTTLIVGKKATESGQAAMQMLDNSVLLANQQLAKTYAAIAQSRTVEQNVINNLDLPLTVAEFDKMITINPVKTTEILEIQVLNKDPELAADIANSMANEFSKAVIEIKKVDSVSIVDTAVIPDQPVKPNKKLNVLIAFVVGLMAAMGLVFLIEFMDNTVKTSEDVENILGIPVLGVIPNYEIGKQG
- a CDS encoding SGNH/GDSL hydrolase family protein; translation: MMKITKLELYIILAAFSLALLVIGIFWVFNRGETPSYSLKQPSPPNTVSMDSTTDSIVSDAEAAAPDPLIVAQNTITQQGLAKLIEPTTVKALVFGDAVAGGQVASNANELSWHALISKKLEDKYPGNLQWQFKTTPEATIQDVLTYVPEVAPNTDLIILCLGRNDWTIHTTHDFQEKYEQLIIDLKAQSPQGDLFLIAEPPVKSIDRNNKSFPYRQIILGLGQKHQLPVIDEWSAFISDPTPLNGLLADGVNPSDKGYEVFAEAVLKEFEEKLVKAPR
- a CDS encoding tyrosine-protein phosphatase; the encoded protein is MIDIHSHILPDLDDGSKNIEDTLEIIGQLRGAGFKTLIATPHVLEGREYLSPEEILAAVDQVRKRVTEASIPIEILPGAENYIFPDMGKWAGGGKLLTLGNTGKYLLLELPMLEIPQYTEKVFFDLQVEGLIPVLAHPERNKGLIDQPELLLEWAKKGIFFQLNLRSLRGRYGPQAQELAEIMLSGNLVHFIGSDAHRPSQKESVYLETLKNLKEVAGEEKFQEVTLKNPQAILIGEELVAEKEYTLHRRVRNKRKNGLLGFLRR